From the genome of Thermomicrobiales bacterium, one region includes:
- a CDS encoding CHAD domain-containing protein, whose protein sequence is MTGTTYRDAMRALIGARWEDVWKAVPRAVEGTDIEGVHDVRVASRRLRAAMDVAAPAFPASWYKPLHTLAKEITSELGAVRDRDVMLEYLRAEREAAPPNERPGIDRLIARVDRERVAARAEMESFLANLAERNIREETRRRFPLDESDGKP, encoded by the coding sequence ATGACAGGCACAACCTATAGAGACGCCATGCGCGCGCTCATTGGCGCACGTTGGGAAGACGTCTGGAAAGCGGTTCCTCGTGCGGTCGAAGGGACCGACATCGAAGGCGTGCATGATGTGCGCGTGGCGTCCCGCCGACTCCGCGCAGCCATGGATGTGGCCGCCCCGGCATTTCCCGCCTCCTGGTACAAACCGCTCCATACGCTCGCCAAGGAGATCACATCCGAGTTGGGCGCGGTGCGCGATCGTGACGTCATGCTCGAGTATCTGAGAGCAGAGCGCGAGGCCGCGCCACCGAACGAGCGTCCGGGCATCGATCGACTGATCGCGCGCGTCGACCGCGAGCGAGTGGCCGCGCGGGCGGAGATGGAGTCGTTTCTCGCGAACCTTGCTGAACGCAATATCCGCGAAGAAACTCGGCGCCGCTTCCCGCTCGATGAATCGGACGGGAAGCCGTGA
- a CDS encoding redoxin domain-containing protein: MEYLLLLARIVLAITFLVSSIGKFLDLKGSRKAMRDFGLPESLAGPAAIGLPIVELITAVLLIPTSTAWWGAILSFLLLAAFIGGIAYNMKQGRAPDCHCFGQIHSEPAGPRTLIRNGLLALVALFIILFGTDRWSFSHGNAGVSLLGWMGDLSTFEIIATILFIALIAAVAAIGYILVHLLGQNGRVLLRLDAIEAAQQNAPAAGIAAAPAAAPATPALGLAVGTQAPAFKLEGLFGETQTLDAIRSNGLPTMLLFTDPTCGPCNALLPDVGKWQRDNVGKLNIAVITSGTADDNKAKVSEHGISNVLIQQNRAISNEYKAVGTPSAVLIDRSGKIASPVSGGGDAIRALLASATGLAAARPAAPAPAAAAAAPAANGGAPAAPKPAAPQRPNLVGQDAPEMELPDLDGKTVKLSDYKGKQTLLVFWNPGCGFCKKMTDDLKAWENDKPAGAPEVILVSTGTVEANKAMGLTSTTVIDEGFATGRKFGATGTPSAILVDPTGKIASEIAVGGPNVIALASGKKPAPAAPAQRAEPPTKKGDKAPDVKLKDLDGKEFDLQRHTTDTLLVFWNPGCGFCKRMADDLRAWAKEKPKTAPEIVLVTTGTEEANRAMDLPLRMLIDEGFSTGRKFGAGGTPSAVLVDGKGKIASEVAVGAPAVMALAGQPVSV, translated from the coding sequence ATGGAATATTTGCTCCTTCTCGCGCGAATCGTGCTGGCGATAACCTTTCTCGTATCCAGCATCGGCAAATTCCTCGATCTCAAGGGTTCTCGGAAAGCAATGCGCGATTTCGGTCTACCCGAGTCGCTTGCAGGCCCGGCAGCAATCGGGCTGCCGATCGTAGAGCTCATCACCGCGGTGTTGCTGATTCCAACCAGCACTGCCTGGTGGGGCGCAATTCTCTCCTTCCTTCTCCTGGCCGCGTTCATCGGCGGAATCGCCTACAACATGAAGCAGGGACGCGCGCCGGACTGCCACTGCTTCGGGCAGATTCATTCGGAGCCCGCTGGGCCCCGTACACTGATTCGCAACGGGCTCTTGGCCCTCGTGGCACTCTTCATTATTCTTTTCGGCACGGATCGTTGGTCGTTTTCGCATGGTAATGCAGGTGTGAGCCTGCTGGGATGGATGGGCGATTTGAGCACCTTCGAAATCATCGCGACAATTCTCTTCATCGCACTCATTGCGGCGGTCGCCGCAATCGGCTACATCCTGGTCCACCTGCTGGGGCAGAACGGGCGGGTGCTGCTGCGGCTCGACGCCATCGAGGCGGCCCAGCAGAATGCCCCCGCCGCCGGGATTGCCGCTGCTCCCGCAGCGGCTCCTGCCACGCCGGCTCTCGGTCTCGCCGTGGGCACGCAAGCGCCAGCGTTCAAGCTGGAAGGGCTCTTTGGGGAGACGCAAACGCTCGACGCGATCCGCTCGAACGGTCTGCCGACGATGCTCCTCTTCACCGATCCGACCTGCGGACCGTGCAACGCTCTTCTGCCCGATGTCGGGAAGTGGCAGCGTGACAATGTTGGCAAGCTGAATATTGCGGTCATCACCTCAGGGACCGCCGACGACAACAAGGCGAAGGTCTCTGAACACGGCATTTCGAATGTCCTGATCCAGCAGAACCGCGCCATCTCCAACGAGTACAAGGCGGTCGGCACACCGTCGGCCGTCTTGATCGACCGGTCTGGCAAGATCGCGAGCCCAGTTTCGGGCGGCGGAGACGCGATCCGCGCATTGCTGGCCAGTGCGACCGGTCTCGCGGCCGCTCGACCGGCAGCGCCTGCTCCGGCTGCGGCCGCTGCTGCTCCGGCTGCCAATGGCGGCGCTCCTGCGGCGCCCAAGCCAGCGGCGCCGCAACGGCCGAACCTGGTTGGCCAGGATGCGCCAGAGATGGAGCTCCCCGACCTCGACGGCAAGACCGTGAAGCTCTCCGACTACAAGGGCAAGCAGACGCTCCTGGTCTTCTGGAACCCCGGTTGCGGCTTCTGCAAGAAGATGACCGACGATCTCAAGGCCTGGGAGAACGACAAGCCGGCTGGCGCGCCGGAGGTCATTCTGGTATCGACCGGCACTGTCGAGGCCAACAAGGCAATGGGGCTCACTTCAACCACCGTGATCGATGAAGGCTTTGCCACCGGCCGCAAGTTCGGAGCGACAGGCACGCCTTCGGCAATTCTGGTCGACCCGACCGGCAAGATTGCTTCTGAGATTGCAGTCGGCGGCCCCAATGTGATTGCGCTCGCCTCCGGGAAGAAACCAGCTCCCGCTGCGCCGGCGCAGCGTGCCGAGCCGCCGACCAAGAAGGGCGACAAGGCTCCGGACGTCAAGCTCAAGGATCTCGATGGCAAAGAGTTCGATCTCCAGCGCCATACCACCGATACGCTCCTGGTCTTCTGGAATCCCGGTTGCGGTTTCTGCAAGCGTATGGCCGATGACCTGCGCGCGTGGGCCAAGGAGAAGCCGAAGACTGCTCCGGAAATCGTGCTCGTCACCACGGGCACCGAAGAGGCAAATCGAGCGATGGACCTTCCGCTGCGCATGCTGATCGACGAAGGGTTCTCGACCGGCCGCAAGTTCGGCGCGGGTGGAACCCCGTCGGCCGTACTCGTGGACGGCAAGGGCAAGATCGCTTCTGAGGTTGCGGTTGGCGCTCCGGCCGTAATGGCGCTCGCCGGGCAGCCAGTTTCGGTCTAG
- a CDS encoding peptidase: MTTPSDRDVIAAVDSLSAQAVELLQALVRTPSLTGDEGAVQEIVATSMREIGLEVDKWEPVAAELAPFAEHVGEFESLAGRPNVVGIWRGSGGGKSMILNGHIDTVEPGARDQWDVDPFSAEIIDGRVYGRGSLDMKAGVVANIIAAAALRKAGWEPRGDLFVESVISEEDGGAGALATILRGYEADACIVTEPTAFDIVVAQGGSLVFRIHVSGKSAHAATRNEGISAFDCFLPIYAALNAFEAERNRTIDHPLYAEISNKIPINIGVVQSGSWPSSVPDWLIAEGRAGLVPGETLEGFKAEFVQVVMTAAASNPWLAEHPPRVEWFSGQFAPSEIERDHPLVALVSDAHRAVTGKTPAITGVTYGADMRHFVNIAGVPCLMYGADHVSGAHAPNESVAIDDMLTCAKSVALATRDWCS; this comes from the coding sequence ATGACCACTCCCTCAGATCGAGACGTGATCGCGGCGGTGGACAGCTTGTCGGCACAGGCCGTCGAACTGTTGCAAGCACTGGTGCGCACCCCCAGCTTGACTGGAGACGAAGGAGCGGTGCAAGAGATCGTGGCGACCTCGATGCGCGAGATCGGTCTGGAGGTCGACAAATGGGAACCGGTGGCGGCAGAACTGGCGCCCTTCGCGGAGCATGTCGGCGAGTTCGAATCGCTCGCCGGCCGCCCCAATGTCGTCGGTATCTGGCGAGGCTCGGGCGGCGGAAAGTCGATGATCCTGAACGGGCATATCGACACGGTCGAGCCCGGCGCGCGCGATCAATGGGACGTCGATCCATTCTCCGCAGAGATCATCGACGGGCGCGTCTACGGTCGTGGATCGCTCGACATGAAGGCGGGAGTTGTCGCCAATATCATTGCTGCCGCCGCGCTGCGCAAGGCAGGATGGGAACCCCGCGGCGATCTGTTCGTCGAGAGCGTGATATCCGAGGAAGATGGTGGAGCAGGCGCATTGGCAACGATTCTGCGAGGGTATGAGGCCGATGCGTGCATCGTCACGGAACCGACCGCTTTCGATATCGTTGTGGCGCAAGGCGGATCGCTCGTCTTTCGCATTCATGTCTCCGGCAAATCGGCGCACGCGGCAACTCGAAACGAAGGCATCAGCGCATTCGACTGCTTCCTGCCGATCTATGCCGCATTGAACGCGTTCGAGGCCGAACGCAACCGCACCATCGACCACCCCCTCTACGCTGAGATCTCGAACAAGATCCCCATCAACATCGGCGTGGTCCAATCAGGATCGTGGCCCTCCTCGGTGCCGGACTGGCTGATAGCCGAGGGACGGGCCGGTCTCGTTCCCGGCGAGACTCTGGAGGGGTTCAAAGCTGAATTCGTGCAGGTCGTTATGACGGCGGCAGCCTCCAATCCCTGGCTGGCCGAGCATCCGCCGCGGGTGGAATGGTTCAGCGGACAGTTTGCTCCATCCGAAATCGAGCGCGATCATCCGCTGGTGGCGCTCGTGTCCGATGCGCACCGGGCGGTCACTGGCAAGACGCCAGCTATCACTGGAGTCACCTATGGCGCCGATATGCGCCATTTTGTCAATATCGCCGGCGTCCCCTGCCTGATGTATGGCGCCGATCATGTCAGCGGCGCGCATGCGCCGAACGAGTCGGTTGCGATCGACGACATGCTCACGTGCGCCAAGTCCGTCGCGTTGGCCACCCGAGACTGGTGTTCCTGA
- a CDS encoding CHAD domain-containing protein — MSKAWPIGKLDPDAPLEHNACLILRVRVGEFYSWEPAVADPLATVELHNLRISAKRLRYTLELFETVFGDEGRRQINRLKPLQELLGNLHDLDVRIEMIADELVALTVEEVAALNAALASAHPSAYRAFTTAMLRPPPDAPQSGLYGLLSRQHAERQDTYRQFKALWDQYALEGMRNDLARLSSTRAPFD, encoded by the coding sequence GTGAGCAAGGCATGGCCGATCGGCAAGCTCGATCCAGATGCTCCGCTCGAGCACAACGCTTGCCTGATTCTGCGTGTGCGTGTTGGCGAGTTCTATTCGTGGGAACCGGCGGTGGCCGACCCGCTCGCAACGGTCGAGCTGCACAATTTGCGCATTTCCGCCAAGCGCCTGCGCTATACACTGGAGCTCTTCGAAACGGTTTTCGGAGACGAGGGTCGGCGGCAGATAAACCGCCTCAAACCGCTCCAGGAACTGCTGGGCAATCTGCATGATCTGGATGTTCGCATCGAGATGATCGCGGACGAATTGGTCGCCCTGACCGTAGAAGAGGTGGCTGCCTTGAACGCCGCGCTTGCCTCTGCGCATCCATCCGCCTATCGCGCGTTCACAACTGCCATGTTGCGGCCGCCCCCTGATGCGCCACAAAGCGGACTCTACGGGTTGCTTTCCCGCCAGCATGCGGAACGGCAAGATACCTACCGGCAATTCAAGGCTCTTTGGGACCAATATGCCCTCGAAGGAATGCGCAACGATCTGGCCAGGCTTTCTTCGACTCGGGCCCCATTCGATTAG